The Crassostrea angulata isolate pt1a10 chromosome 1, ASM2561291v2, whole genome shotgun sequence nucleotide sequence AACCGGAAAtgaacatatttgttttatggcCGGTCTGGCTTCTGGTTGTGTCGTGTAGGCGCTCCTTCATCCTTTCGCTCGGTTCTATGGTATTCTGTAGAACATCTCTGtttgtttattaaaacattaaacagATTGATTGTCCAAGGAAGTTCAATGTCTATTCAATCACATGCGCTCAATGCAAAATATAGTCCAACAGCGAAAAATACAACCCCtatatgatcaaataaaaaacatagaTTGTGTGGTATTTCGTGATTTGGTTAATTAACGAGCATGTTTCTTTGATTCGATTTGAAAATGATATTCTCTATTGTCATCGTTAATCGAGTATTTCTCAACCACAGAACCATAAAGAGATTATTGGATAGTACAACCAGTATGCTAGGAATGCTTTGACTATATTATAATGATAACCATTTTTGTCACTGTTGCAATCTTGAATTTCTTAAACTCATATTATGGTCATGCATGTAATTCTTACAAAATGAATGGTCAGAAGAATCTTCCCATTCTCTACTACCTTTTATGGGTGTATTTAGGTGCATCATTAATCTAAATTGATGAAACCACCGTTTCTTTGATTAAAAACATGTTCAAACTACAGTCTCCTGGTTGCTTCTTATATCAATAAATCGTGAGAGAGAAGCCGGAAAAATTCTCAGAAGTATTTCGGTTAAATGAATGACATCTTGGTTAAACCCAAAATACTTGGAATAGATGAAGAAAGGTTTTGTTTTTCTAATGCTTCGCTTTGCTATGTATCCATGCATTTTTAAGGTAAATATGGCGTTTCTTGACTAATATTTCTGATACACTATGTAATTGAGTGTACATGTGTAAATGTtctatataattatcaaaattaaactttttaccAAGAATAGCCTTGGTAAAACGCAATCGGTCGTGGTAATTTACCTGCAGCAATCCTTGTATTTtgggggtgttttttttttatataaagaaactTGACTGTTTAAACACCCCTGTGCATGAGCGcgggaaaaaaatatgtgtacatTTGAAAATCTGATAAAAATTGTGATTGTTCTGTCTGTCCtgattatatgatatttttgtgtGTGTAATTCAATAGATTTCTTGTTGCCTTGTCTTCTGGAGTCCTTCAATGTGTCGTCTTCAATGTTGTGGAtaatccaaaaataaaatcataaaaacatacaattttgcagagaaaagaaatatttttacatcaTTATATAAAATAGCATATTCAAAATTGATTAGTGTATTCAAAATGACGTAATACTATATATGAATGCAACAAATTAATCaagtattcaaaaataaatgtatatcatatatttgtCGTCATAATTAGATTTCTGTTGGTCATTCTTATAACAGTAAGAGTTTTGTGTTCTTGAAGAGTAATGGCTTAAaaaatttggggtttttttacgTTATTACGAGTGTAGTTACAATCGGAACATTACTGTTATGTACATCCGGACTAATCAAATCTAGAAGTCAGAATCTGGTTTTGTCGTTGTATAATTCTTTTCCTTTGTTCAAGTTAAGTTTATTCACTCAGACCAAATAATTTGGTACAAgaggaacatatatataatacatacaaatacaaatcgtcagaggtacagacaaacaggtacattttcatacaaggaaaaaatataaataaaaaagaacagactATAGAATCACTACTAATGTTAGATTTTAGTATAGAGGATCATAATAGGAAAACAACTTAGAGGAGCAGACAGcatcaaaaatttttgaaataaatacacataattttcttagcgatttacaattgcaattggtcatgagttcagaaaacttaaaaaaatttggtcttttccaatattttgtgtttatgtattttttccttatttcttctagtgccgaacattctaaaatataatgaaattcatctccaATAAGACCTTTATTAAACAAAAGACATAACCTCTCATTCAAAGGAATGTTATACCATCTGCCTGTCTCTACAGGAAAACGATGGTTTGATGtacgaaatttaatgaatttttttttcttagttttacaGGTAAAATATCAAGATACTTCTCAAAGCcaaaatatggttttaaaattttatacacttGACCTCTGGAAgaacaatttatatcatttgacCATATTTGCATAAATTGGTCTTTTAATCTTTGGTTCACAGTAGCAGATAACCATTctatattgacaaaattatgGTTCTGCCAGACATATTGTAGCCCGcacatgttcaaaattctttgaatacAATCAATCCATGGGCTTTTACAATCGCTATTAAaatgttgtgaaaataaatatctgtacactgtatatacaaTTTGGTTCTCGGGGCTTATTAGCATTTTCCCCCAATATGTAATTATTCTtgtataaacattaatatacaACGGGTAGCGCCCTGTTTCtccatatatcataaaattcgGTGTTGTGCTTCTTAAATTAAgtactgttttcaaaaatttcagatGTACACGTTCAATAATATCTAGATTTTCAAAGCCCCAAATTTCGCAGCCGTACAATAAAACTGGTAAAACAGccttatcaaacaaatcaaattgacaatttactggtaaattaaaatttctaatttttcttataaCACCATACATAGCCTTTTGAGCCTGTTCACACAAATGCTTTCTTGCTTTAATAAATGAACCAGTTCTTGACAGAACGATACCCAGgtatttgaattctttaacattttcaataacttctcctttataataaaaaagcttTTTCGATGTTGGACCTTTGgagaaaaccattatttttgttttattaacattGACATTAAGTTTCCATTGAGTACAATAACTATAAAATTCGTTGAGGGCGTTTTGAAGGTCTTCTGTCGATTCCGCCATTATGTCTGTGTAACGAAGAATACCGGGGGTCATTGAAGATTGATTCGGGGatatttttcaacgttgaaaactGAGACCAAAAGTCGTGAAAATTTACTCCCGGGATCATTTTTCAACTTGATTTTTTCTTATATCTAATCATTGTAATAACCTGCACCCGTTGAAAAACGACCTTGATGAAAATTAATCCCAACTATACAAAGTTTTGAACTGTCTTTTGAAATGGAACTTTCTCAAACTGATCAAAATGCATGTAGGTCTTCTTGATATTTTTAGACACTTTTTCGCGGGTGTGTTAAGCAATCGTAACTTCtctggcctttccggcaagctcggaaaaacacctcgaatgtattacctgcGTCCacgacaacccccctttttataaaacttgatataaatacaacacattttacgatctgttcaGATGTGaactatacttcattaaagtaaacgatatatactaaaatataacacagaagcgacatacaagactgtctagccgatacttaatttaatgggaagcgactccattttgtataaaattctaatatCCGGTGATGTAAATACATTCGatgtgtttttccgagcctgccggaaaggcccgagaagttgcgattggtgTGTTAAGGGGAGTATTGGACATTTTTGAAGCACTAgatatattataaaacaattcCATTAACAAAAGGTGAAAGTCTGAAAAATCTACAGGGATAGACTACATCTAAATGTAATTAGTACCCTACACATGAGCATCTACTTACCGCAATAAGAGCTTCAATTTGTATGTGCAAATTTTTATCGAAAACTTGTCATTTACCACTTCAATGACAAAAAAGTGATAAAATTGATGTTAAAGTTGTGTGAGAAAAACAATTAACTGATTTAAATCGAAGCAAAAATAATTTATCGTCATCCTCTACAACAGTTAGGttcgttaaaaaataaatgaattttctaaatcctgttcataaaaaaaacttaatggTAAAGTGCAATATCATCTTAAAAGCACATTTTCACAAAGTAAACTACGGAGAAAATAATggttttaaaacgaatttagaAAGTTACATGTACTATAGCATTCTACAGGATTGAGTATGCATGGAATGTATATATGCAGCACGCCTCAAATCGCAAACGTTTCcgaaatacacatgtactaaAATTTTAGGAAAATGAACCTAAAAAGTGATTGCTGTAAAACCTTTCTTTCTCTTTAGTATTAGTAAAAGACATTAAAGACATTTTTTGCAAATATGAATTTCTTAAAACACAGCGATTAAACGCTTAAAGTTCGGTATATTTAAAATAGTCGCATACATAAGGGTAAGTATGATAAATCTAGACCTAAACTAAAATGTTTCATGTTTTTGTGAGACTTCTCTTGATCATGTTATATCAATGCTTTTTTTCCaagataaacattaatttattaatatctGTTTATTTGCTATTGGATTTAAAACCGTTTTCACAAACACAATTTCACGATGCGGGTCAATATACAACGGACTAGAGTCTTTATTCAGTACCTTTGCCTCCATATTCAACGTTTAAAAATGACCCCCGAATAATTTTCAACCCGGGACAAAATTCTTGGATACACTTGACGGACAGACCCGGGGTTGTTGCTGGCTTGTTGCGCGAGTCCAACAGAGTGGTAAACAGACCTCAATAAATCCCTACAGCGAGGCTTTTAATCCAGATttaataagattccaagaaccaAATGGCGGTGCTCGTTACGGAGAGCTCCAATCAATGGAACAGTGGACTAACGGCCTACTACAACTTGCTGAAACGCATCAGTGTGTTATGTAATATTGACACTGACTGCTAGATTAAAAGTTTCGTGCAACACCACAGTAAAAGATATTAGTTTACTTTTGGATTGGGGACTGCGTTTGAATGAAACGACGGAATCATGGGGACCACTATGGGGATCTCTCAGCATCGCACGATAGATCGGCGTCTCAGATATAATGGCGTCTGTGTAAATGAAATCATGACGATAACATCAAAAAGTGAATCCATCTAGCTTATTCAAATAATACGAACATAATGTTCAAAAGATTACTCTGTAGGATGTATGCGTTTGTGCAACTTGTTATTGTCGTTGAAAGGTTGACATTGAACGGATagattcaatattttgaattagCATGAAAATAATCTGCTAAAAATAATATCTATAAGTACTTAATTGTATTTACTGAGGAAATAATCCGTTTAAACAATTGAATTAACAGTCTAGATAGAAATACttaacaattaaatattttaatacttaaatatATCACAGTTCTATTGTTAATAATAATCTGTCCTCTAAAGATGTCATTTATAACTATTCACTAAGCATCCGTTGCACcttgaagttttaaaataatgtttctaATGTTGCTGCCTTTCACATTTTTGGCGAGGGACTCGGAGTTATCGTCCGTTGGAGAGACGTTTGAATCACCGGGCGCTTTTGCAAGCGGTGTATCACGTGATGATGCTGAGGAAGTACACAGTTTATCATCGTAAGTCCCATTTACAATACTTATATCAACTTTCTTCTGCTTAGTTTGAACGCCTTTCTGTTCTTCTGTCAATAACCTCCCTATCACGGGCGAGTTCAGGTATTCATGTTTTCTGGTTATAGCTCCAGCAGCACCGGTTTCTTTTGGCTTTGAGTCTTTGTCCGCCTTCGGTTTATCACTGTTCGCCGTTATCACTTCCCTCTTACTCATGTCCTCATACACAGGGTTTTCACAGTCCATCCCGGCCTGGGGGTGCGCGGAGCCCCCTGTGCTCTCCTCCGTGTCCCCACCCGTTGTATCAATATACGTGTACTCATTGAGTTCACTCCCTTGTGACACGAGGTAACCTAACTCATCTTGCTCTACACTTCCGGTATAGGGCGCTGTTGGTTCTGCGTAAACTATTTCCGCCGGAAGCATTGGCACATTGAGCTGATCGTACTCTCTTTCCGGTCTGTGAACGTCTGGCATTTCGTAGTCCCTCGATGGGGAGCTTCTCTGGAGTTTTTGTCTACACTTTTGAACGGCAGAGCCTAATCTACTCGTTATCGTCTCACTTCTCTCAACCGTGTGTCCGCTCTCAGAATCAACGCAGCCATTTTCTTTCGTTGTGGGTCGTTTTCTtctgaaaatacaaaaacatatttatatcttACAAATTATCTTGTGAGTTCTGGTGACCAAGGAACTAAGAAAAAGTCAGTACTTGTTGTATAGTTATGATGGCTTATTACTAGTTATTAGTTAAACATGAACTACGGTTTTTCCTGACCCACCTACCTTTTGACGAAGAAGAACACAGCACAGCCAATAACTACAAGGACTGCGATGATACCTAATGCTACACCAGCCACCCAACCTAGAACAACACACGAAATCATCAAGGACGACCAACTCATACAGGAGAATATCGTATGAGTAATCAATTTCACTCCTTTTATTAAATTCGgaattataaatatgaaataattttaattttattaatcacactactttaaaacaatattaaatgtaaaacaatagtgaaaataaacttgaaaatttaattttaaatagccataaatatttgaatattgttaaatggtaagaataaaaaaacaaaagaaggATAACTCAATATTACAGATAGGTTCCTATCTTAGTGAAGGAGAGTAGTTTAACAAGGACAAATTGGTGTGGAAACAAGATAAACTCAGCTGTTCTTAATTAGATGTCCAAATGGACGAATAGAATACATGTAGCTGATTTCAGTCCGAAtggttttttctttaatttaccgTGATCTGCGTCATCGGAACTTCTATGTGTGGTGGAGTTGGACACTAGAGAAGAATTCCCCGGGGTGGGGGTGCTGGGCGCTGTGGTTGTGTCTGGGTGAGGCGTGGTGCTGAGGCAGAGTGTGATCTCATCTCCCTGATAGTCCAGGTCATCATAGTCCAGGTCTGACTCTACAACACacataaaaacatgtacatgtataagtattgGACAAGAACTGTACAAGATATTCGACTGATTATTACGGTACTATAATAAAATCCCGCAGTATTTGATGTATAAGTTAATACAGTAGTGAGTAAACAAACCTGTTCTACAGATGAAGGCGCGTTTACCAATCCCAAGATGATGAATAAAGCTCATGTTCTTGCATATTggtttattgaatttatttaatttgcagTCTGAAAAAGATACAAAACTGAACTAtcagaaaatatcaaaaaatcctAGAATGTAATGTATAATGTTTGAGTCGTTacagtaaaatacatgtatcccaGAATGTAATATATCCCAAAATGTAATATATCATGATTGAGTTGTTACAGTAAAATATGATAGAATCtattaatatataatgtttGAAATGTAACAGTAAAATATACCAGAATGTAATTTGTTATGTTTGAGCTGTTACAGTATTGAAACACGCATAAACAACCAAATGAATTTTTGTTGAATCTTTGTTTCTGTGGTGGGGTGGGTTGCtatctttatatttcatttacatgtgGAGTAGTAAGAGGTATAGTCTATATCCCTTACTAATGCGGTTGCTAGCAAAACTACATGTTAAACCTACACTTGTCATTGTTGGTCCAGAACCAGACATTCTGTGGAACACAGTCCCAGTCAAAGTCGTCAGACACACCAGACATGGATCCGCCCCCGAACTGGCGGGAGCAGTAGAGATCCGCCGCGTCGTATATCACCGCCTCGTGGACAAAGTAGTAAGTAGCGCATGATGCTGAAATACACACAGAATGTTAGATCTATGACGTCACGATGAATGCAGACGATATTCATATCTAAATGttaaaatgatgatataaaatttttacCGCGATTTAGTTGCATTCCTACTTTTATCATGACAATAAAAAAAGGTTAATTTTTAATCCTTATCTTGTTCTCAATGGGTTTCGATTCACTGTTGTCTTAAAAGGATCGAGGGTATCGATGACTCTCGGTTAGCGAAGCTGCTATGTAATACAACTAATAAAGACTGTTTTAAAATAGGTATTAGATACTGACCACCCACCCCATCCCatttcaaagaaagaaaaaaagataaatattgaaagaaattaCAACAAAGAACTAAGGAATCTATTATCATAAGGCTGTTGATCGTTTCGTGGCATTTTAGCGGCGTGCGTTTATGTACATCAAACGGCTAATTAAACGTAAGAAGCACTTAATATTAAGtgtcaacaaaaataaatagaagGTAATTAAAAGATTAACAGCGCCTCAGGTGGGTTTATGAAGAATGCGGAATTAAGAATTTAACACATTACCGGAAATACGCGATCAGGGTTTTGTTGATGGTACCAGCGGTGACAAAATTGCCACAAGACTGAGTTATTGGTCatgtgtaaattttgaatttaccggttggcagtaaatacaaaattttcaaGTTGTCATATTGTAAGTTTTATATCAATAATCAGATGCCTCATTGTTACAAGAGTTTAACAGTCAGTTGGGTTCTTATGTCTAGCATTTAGCTTAATAAGGCTGTACAATGTACGTAGAGTATTAAAAAAGCGTCAGTCGTTAATGAAGAAATAGTCGTAATcagttttaaacaaaaccaTACAAGTTAGATCATCATCAGTTGTTAGAATTTTACGTattataatttaaatctttttatacaCACCATTTTGATTGtgtttaatacaaaaaaaaccccaaacaaaccAGTTAAATGTACGTTAAAAACGTGAATTCCTCCAACATAATCGTTTGAAGTATGAGGAACATATATCATTACCGGGGTCAAGTACACTGCCCCCCTTTCGCCCTCATTCCCGCCTGACTCAGCGAGATAGTTCCCGTACTAAGTACTTTGATGGACAGTAAGTTCAGCATTTCCGCCCCGCTCATGGTTCGGAGAGTGCGATTGGAGTACCCTATCCAAATCACCATCAGCAATGTTGTGATCATATGTCCGTGTAACTAATACACCATTACCCTTGTTCATTTCGATAGTGTCAGCAAATTATATAGAGCCTGGGGTCTTAAATTGACATTGTTCAAAAAGTATGAGACTCTTTTTCTACAACAAGCCACAAGTTCGAAACCCGCTGTGGCATTGTCATTTTTAGCATTCATGTTCAATGTTTTACTCTCTGTTTACTGTAAAATAAAGTTGTATCTTAAAACTgtgataaaaaattgaatatggTGCACTTTCATCCACACTTAAATATAACTTAAGGGCCCCATTCTATCTATAGCAAACATACATTGTACGCAGTGTTTACCAGAACTTTGTCCActtaaataaacaaagttgACCAGTTAATTCCACAggtcaataaataaaattaacaactgaCAGTTACATATGCGTACAATATATTATACTTCTTAACTCAAAATTTCACAAGAAATTCGAGATCCGCCCCACCCTGACGCTCAGTATAAtgagtatatacatgtaggtaaactATATATAAACGAGCGAGAGACCCGCGGGTGACATCATGCGTCATCCCCCCTCTAATGTGTAACGTCTGTGACACTTTTTGTCCTCTGTGGTATTATCTAGGTTAAATGCAACCGAAAAAAAAGTACATCAAGGTAGCAAAAACTTACCTGTCGATAGGAAGACAGAGAGATAAAGCACGGTCCATGGAGAAAGACACACTCTCCCCGCCATTGATGTTTATATACGGAAAATGACAGCCGATAAACAGGGTCACCAAGCGCGTACTATTTAAATCCAGATTTGAAAATTGAACCATGACACATCGTCCGGCGATTATCCCCGAGAAACAAGCGTCTGAGGGAAAAGTGTGGTGTTAAAAATACTGGCATTGCTCATTGAGATCCGCTGTTTTATTACTCATAATTGCTACCTATGAATGTTGCGGACTAATCGTAAAATAGGATGATAAAAGAAGTAAGTTGTGCAATTATATCAGGCATATCTCTAAAAACACTAACTAGCCGTGCTTGGCTTTTTTGAGTAATAGAACTTAATCAAAAAGATGATTTACTCAAATTAAAACTATCAAAATCGCCAAAAAATTTCTTCAATACCTGGCTGGATattttagttgaataaatgaaaacaattgcgAAGAGCGGTGCACACCtccttttgttttaaacattgtGCTGTATAAGATATGAACAAGttccaaaatcataaaaatcctaatccgctGGGggaaaggggaggggggggggggcagagaACGAGAAATCCTACAATAACTTCGATATATCAttgttaatttcatattttcacttaaattttttacattctcCAAAAAAGGAAGGGGAGGGTCTCCTTGATACTTCaatttattatctttaaatttaagaaaaatgtttccCAGGGGAAAAAATTGTgtgtattgggggggggggggggggttaggccTGATTTTATCTGAGATTTGACTAAAATCAGCAATAtaagaaatatgaaagaaaCAATTGTGTTCAAGGTTCAAGAATAATCCTGGAcaagttttgtgttttttttttaattttgtagttGAACCCAGACTCAAACATACTAACAGGCGTTATATATACAGTTCTTGAACTTTTATCTAGAAACTTGGACACCTAGAATGTACTTTTACATAAGCAATGGTTGGTCTGGTTTAAACACACGAAAATTTTCAGTGATACatactgaaaaattatattacaaaattaaaaaaaaaacccatcacaaacgaatattaaagaaatcaattatcaaaaagGTATCACTGGTGATTTAAATGATATGGCATTTTTGGCATGTTCACAAAAGTTAATCAGGATGAGACGTAAAGTGTCAACAAAGAACTGTCAATCTTATCAAAGATGTGAGTGACTTAGAAAGTTTATCACATTTGCTCAAACATTAGAAAGTTTTTGTCACAATTCACATTACTTACTAATACTAATAAATTATTCATGTACTATCAAAAGCATTATATTAGACCATTGCACAACTTAAGTTTAGGATCCGTACCTATAAAATAACACTTTATAAACTggttttataaacttttgagCTTTTacgcaaataaataaaactgtgTCGTATAGTTAACTTGTAGCAATGGTTTTGAAAGCAGAAAATGATCCGCcgtcattctctctctctctctctcatccacCCTACCCCACTTCGTTCAATTCAACGGGCCTTCTATATGCACATCAGAGACAAACGCCTTGCACATCTCAATtccaaataaatcaaattatatctTATATCTGTTTCCTAGTACGTTCCCTTACGTTCGTCCTCATGTAAACGCGAGTAAAAATGCTATCCTAACGTTTATACATCTGTCCAACCCATACTAACACGTCCCGGATTCGAACACTTTAACAAACCACAACAAAGACCACTGCGCCACCACAACAAAAGCCAAACAAGAGTGTGCGGGGAAAAAGCTGTGATGACAAAATCCATGAATGAATGTTCCTAACCTAAAGGATAAAGAACCGGATTTGTTAGATGTTGTTTCATAGAATACCCGCCGTTCATCCCAAACATTGGTACACATTCATGCACTACTGTACTGTAAAAACGTGGATGGGAGGTAGAGgtggtcgggggggggggggggggggtaataacAGTCAGTGACAAACCTCGTCATTTTAGCAGAAGCATAAAAGTATGATGGCTATTGTGTACAAGACTGTATTCTTCCTAAAAATTCCTAATATCATGATGAAGCAGATAGAAAATAAGTCACGCCAAACTCTTattcagatacatgtagctttttGTGTAAGTCCCGAGTACAAACAACGCTGGCATTCAACGTCTACTAATTACAACGATTGGTTTACTTAGGGAAATCAAGTTTCCCTGTTTATTATCCATAACAAACTCCTTAGGAGAAAAATAAATCAGAGTATCAAATTTGACGaaatacaacaaaattttaaaatctataacTCCACTTTGTTCGTAACACATTCTGAATTACTACGGTTTGAATCCCTCGGAGGTGCAATTTTTGAATCAGGCGTGTTATAATAATCATGTGATGTCAGAGTCTTAGATGTGTTTTGTGATTGGTTGCACTTTTCATAACCGCTGTTCGGAATAGCTCTGGCAAGATCGTAGGGAGGAGGTGGTTGTCCGCAGTCAGCGTCGTCTATGTGAATGTAGTCGTAGTCATTTTCCTGCGCCGCCTGACAAGAATCTGCACGATCAACCCCGGAAATTATGTTGTCGTCTGCTTCTACCAAATAATCTATGTTGTCAATGTTTCGCGATCGTATGGCGGAAGGATTTGGTTGTAAGTAATCCCCGGGAGGATCGGAACTCCTCATGTATCCGTAAGAATGTTCCGGTCCCTGTCGGGGCCTAACTGTGTCGTACTCGTTTTGGACTGGTTCCGGTGTCTTCCAAAACGAGGCTTTTCTCAACAGTTCCGGTTTCCTTTTGGAAAAAATGCAAAAGATGTTAAACCTAACATCATTCAACAACAcgttgatatttattttatggcAAAAGGCAAGCTACTTACTTTCGTTTGACATAAACGTAAAAGATTCCAAGAATTGTCAATATTAAAATCGCAGAAAATATTGCAATGGCTGCACTTGCacctaaaaaaaatagaatgtaGGCAATGAACTTAGAGTTTTCAGAATCATACCTTGAAGATCTTAGTTTAGTGTGTACCTATAAAAAGGAATCACTGTCAACAACTCAACATCAAAGCATTAATAAAGTAGGCTATTTCGTTATAAACTTTGCTTGCACATTATTTGATGTGTGTATTGACTACAAACtttttaatacaatgtacacAATTTCATCTTCGAAAAGATCTCAGATCAACTACATAACAACTGTGAATCATGTGCTGTTTACCCACCAATGTTTGACACGCCCCCGGACCCTTTCTCCCCGTTCCGTCCCCCACTGATCTCTGTACCATTCTGCACCACCTCTCTCTGTGTGCTGATGACGTCAGTCGATGGCGTCGTTTTGTCGCCGTCTGGTGGCCGTGTTCCTATCGTCTGCAGTGTTCTGATTGGTGAGAGGGTCAGCTCTGGCCCCGGGGTCCGTGTCGTGCTGACGGGGGTCGTGGTTGTGGTGGTATTTCCGCCCGGTGATAGCGTGGAGTGGTGGATATCCTGACTACTGCACACATCTCCTCTTTTCAGGTAATACGAATACCGGATCGAATCCCGCTCTATAACCAAATAGTGCTCTATGAGAATACACAGTCCCAATGTCAAAAACACAAGGTTAATATCGCAATTTCTTATGAATCGTTGGCCACCTTATGTTT carries:
- the LOC128169708 gene encoding uncharacterized protein LOC128169708 isoform X1: MAGRVCLSPWTVLYLSVFLSTASCATYYFVHEAVIYDAADLYCSRQFGGGSMSGVSDDFDWDCVPQNVWFWTNNDKYCKLNKFNKPICKNMSFIHHLGIGKRAFICRTESDLDYDDLDYQGDEITLCLSTTPHPDTTTAPSTPTPGNSSLVSNSTTHRSSDDADHGWVAGVALGIIAVLVVIGCAVFFFVKRRKRPTTKENGCVDSESGHTVERSETITSRLGSAVQKCRQKLQRSSPSRDYEMPDVHRPEREYDQLNVPMLPAEIVYAEPTAPYTGSVEQDELGYLVSQGSELNEYTYIDTTGGDTEESTGGSAHPQAGMDCENPVYEDMSKREVITANSDKPKADKDSKPKETGAAGAITRKHEYLNSPVIGRLLTEEQKGVQTKQKKVDISIVNGTYDDKLCTSSASSRDTPLAKAPGDSNVSPTDDNSESLAKNVKGSNIRNIILKLQGATDA
- the LOC128169708 gene encoding uncharacterized protein LOC128169708 isoform X2 gives rise to the protein MAGRVCLSPWTVLYLSVFLSTASCATYYFVHEAVIYDAADLYCSRQFGGGSMSGVSDDFDWDCVPQNVWFWTNNDKYCKLNKFNKPICKNMSFIHHLGIGKRAFICRTESDLDYDDLDYQGDEITLCLSTTPHPDTTTAPSTPTPGNSSLVSNSTTHRSSDDADHGWVAGVALGIIAVLVVIGCAVFFFVKRKRPTTKENGCVDSESGHTVERSETITSRLGSAVQKCRQKLQRSSPSRDYEMPDVHRPEREYDQLNVPMLPAEIVYAEPTAPYTGSVEQDELGYLVSQGSELNEYTYIDTTGGDTEESTGGSAHPQAGMDCENPVYEDMSKREVITANSDKPKADKDSKPKETGAAGAITRKHEYLNSPVIGRLLTEEQKGVQTKQKKVDISIVNGTYDDKLCTSSASSRDTPLAKAPGDSNVSPTDDNSESLAKNVKGSNIRNIILKLQGATDA
- the LOC128187656 gene encoding uncharacterized protein LOC128187656, with protein sequence MAYNAVITSGLILLLLPNQTSANRFLLFVRHDDMNYTEAKEACESFGGRLAVPGSFNEEERLDVMQCIPPNVVFWTNQRGAKDACLVTFLLDIKCFYEKRFYQHDFLCEAERDSIRYSYYLKRGDVCSSQDIHHSTLSPGGNTTTTTTPVSTTRTPGPELTLSPIRTLQTIGTRPPDGDKTTPSTDVISTQREVVQNGTEISGGRNGEKGSGGVSNIGASAAIAIFSAILILTILGIFYVYVKRKKPELLRKASFWKTPEPVQNEYDTVRPRQGPEHSYGYMRSSDPPGDYLQPNPSAIRSRNIDNIDYLVEADDNIISGVDRADSCQAAQENDYDYIHIDDADCGQPPPPYDLARAIPNSGYEKCNQSQNTSKTLTSHDYYNTPDSKIAPPRDSNRSNSECVTNKVEL